A region from the Pseudomonas cucumis genome encodes:
- a CDS encoding c-type cytochrome, with protein MSETFTKGMARNIYFGGSIFFFLIFLALTYHTEQTFPERSNEAQLTESVIRGKTVWEQNNCIGCHTLLGEGAYFAPELGNVFQRRGGEAGFKPFLHAWMKMQPLGVPGRRAMPQFKLSEQEVDDIAEFLKWSSNINTNGWPPNKEG; from the coding sequence ATGTCAGAGACCTTCACCAAAGGCATGGCCAGGAACATCTACTTCGGGGGAAGCATCTTCTTCTTCCTGATATTCCTGGCCTTGACCTATCACACGGAACAGACCTTTCCAGAGCGCAGCAATGAAGCGCAGTTAACCGAATCCGTGATCCGCGGCAAGACGGTCTGGGAGCAAAACAACTGCATCGGCTGCCACACGCTGCTGGGCGAGGGTGCCTACTTTGCGCCTGAGCTGGGCAACGTGTTTCAGCGGCGCGGCGGGGAGGCGGGCTTCAAACCCTTTCTGCATGCCTGGATGAAAATGCAGCCGCTGGGCGTACCGGGCCGGCGAGCGATGCCGCAGTTCAAGTTGAGCGAGCAAGAGGTGGATGACATCGCCGAGTTCCTCAAATGGAGCTCGAACATCAACACCAATGGCTGGCCGCCAAACAAGGAGGGCTGA
- a CDS encoding Lrp/AsnC family transcriptional regulator produces MNLDLLSRQLIDRFQHGMPLCAEPYKEMARILGCRVGQVMACLEEMDQAGTLSRIGPVFEHSRAGASTLAALAVPAERLQQVAEHVSQYPEVNHNYAREHFYNLWFVLTGPDRQHIDRVLEQLEKDTGLMPLDLPMLTAYRIDLGFALGENS; encoded by the coding sequence ATGAACCTCGACCTGCTCAGCCGCCAACTGATCGACCGCTTCCAGCACGGCATGCCGCTGTGCGCGGAACCGTACAAGGAGATGGCGCGGATTCTCGGTTGTCGCGTGGGCCAGGTGATGGCTTGCCTGGAAGAAATGGATCAGGCCGGCACCCTCTCACGGATCGGCCCGGTGTTCGAACACAGTCGCGCCGGGGCCAGCACCCTCGCCGCGCTCGCCGTGCCCGCCGAACGCTTGCAGCAGGTCGCCGAGCATGTCAGCCAATACCCCGAGGTCAACCATAACTACGCGCGGGAGCATTTCTACAACCTGTGGTTTGTGCTGACCGGCCCCGATCGCCAACACATCGACCGCGTTCTCGAACAACTTGAGAAAGACACCGGCCTCATGCCGCTGGATCTGCCGATGTTGACCGCATACCGCATCGACCTCGGTTTTGCTCTGGGAGAAAACTCATGA
- a CDS encoding Crp/Fnr family transcriptional regulator yields the protein MVLHRVHHQILRSHHLFEPLNEEQLDELMSTSHLLSIDKGEPLFRQGEPADSFYFIIAGAVKIYRLTPDGQEKVFEVISDRQTFAEAMMLMDTPNYVASAEAICPTQLYRLSNSTYMRLLQSNSRLTFALLGKLCVRLHQRVNEIETLSLKNATHRVVRYLLTQLVRQQTVDSQFELPMAKQLIAGHLSIQPETFSRIIRRLIDENIITQDGRQIAILDRLRLEQFE from the coding sequence ATGGTGCTTCATCGCGTCCATCACCAGATTCTGCGCAGTCATCACTTGTTCGAGCCGTTGAACGAAGAACAGCTGGATGAATTGATGAGTACCAGCCACTTGCTGAGCATCGACAAGGGCGAGCCATTGTTCCGTCAGGGTGAGCCGGCCGATTCGTTCTATTTCATCATTGCCGGGGCGGTGAAAATCTACCGGCTGACACCGGATGGGCAGGAGAAAGTGTTTGAGGTCATCAGCGATAGGCAAACCTTCGCCGAGGCGATGATGTTGATGGACACCCCAAACTATGTGGCCTCGGCCGAAGCCATCTGCCCCACCCAGCTCTACCGGTTATCCAACAGCACTTACATGCGCCTGCTGCAGAGCAACAGTCGGCTGACCTTTGCACTGCTGGGCAAGCTCTGCGTTCGCTTGCATCAACGGGTCAACGAAATCGAGACCCTGTCACTGAAAAACGCCACCCACCGGGTCGTGCGTTATTTGCTGACGCAACTGGTGCGTCAGCAAACCGTAGACAGCCAATTCGAGCTGCCGATGGCCAAGCAACTGATTGCCGGGCATCTGTCGATCCAGCCGGAAACCTTTTCGCGGATCATCCGTCGCTTGATCGATGAAAACATCATCACTCAGGACGGCCGTCAGATCGCCATTCTTGATCGCCTGCGCCTGGAACAGTTCGAGTGA
- a CDS encoding cytochrome C oxidase subunit IV family protein → MSASRFLLVCWAALATLSVCTVVLAQMGATWLLSVAILLVAVGKAWLIADGFMEMRHAPRLWRRLMVSWALVLAAIVGLTLVSVG, encoded by the coding sequence ATGTCGGCTTCCAGGTTTTTGCTGGTCTGCTGGGCCGCGCTGGCCACGTTAAGCGTGTGCACGGTGGTGCTGGCACAGATGGGCGCGACGTGGCTGCTGTCGGTGGCCATTTTGCTGGTGGCGGTTGGCAAGGCCTGGTTGATTGCCGATGGCTTTATGGAGATGCGCCATGCCCCGCGATTGTGGCGCCGGTTGATGGTGAGCTGGGCGCTGGTGTTGGCCGCCATTGTAGGGCTGACGCTGGTTTCAGTCGGTTAA
- a CDS encoding cytochrome D1 domain-containing protein, which yields MIRSTLLLAATGLLLSACAQSPLRGTGDLGVVVERATGSVQIIESDTRTALARLEGLGDLSHASVVFSRDQRYAYVFGRDGGLSKIDLLTQRIDQRVIQGGNSIGGAISQDGKLIAVSNYVPGGVKVFDAETLQLVADIPATPLADGSKRSRVVGLVDAPGQRFVFSLFDTGEIWTADFSQGNTPRISRFTDIGQQPYDALVTPDGRYYMAGLFGEDGMAQLDLWHPERGVQRVLGDYGRGQAKLPVYKMPHLEGWAVADHQAFVPAVGRHQVLVMDSRTWQQTAAIPVAGQPVFVTSRPDGRQLWVNFAYPDNDRVQVIDSETRAVVADLRPGPAVLHMEFTARGDQLWLSLRDGDQVQVWDPYSLKQLSTLPATAPSGIFFSSRAQKMGY from the coding sequence ATGATCCGTTCAACCCTGCTTTTAGCGGCGACCGGGCTGTTGTTGTCCGCCTGCGCTCAGTCACCCTTGCGTGGTACCGGCGATCTGGGCGTGGTGGTGGAGCGCGCCACCGGCAGCGTGCAAATCATCGAAAGCGACACCCGCACCGCACTGGCCCGTCTCGAAGGCTTGGGCGATCTGTCCCATGCCTCGGTGGTGTTTTCCCGCGACCAGCGTTATGCCTATGTGTTCGGCCGCGACGGCGGGCTGAGCAAGATCGACCTGCTGACCCAGCGCATCGATCAACGGGTCATACAGGGCGGCAACAGCATCGGTGGCGCGATCAGTCAGGACGGCAAACTCATCGCCGTGTCCAACTATGTGCCCGGCGGGGTCAAGGTGTTCGATGCCGAAACCCTGCAATTGGTGGCCGATATTCCGGCCACACCCCTGGCCGATGGCAGCAAGCGCTCACGGGTGGTCGGCCTGGTGGATGCGCCCGGCCAGCGTTTTGTGTTCAGCCTGTTCGATACCGGCGAGATCTGGACCGCCGATTTCAGTCAGGGCAACACGCCTCGGATCAGCCGCTTCACCGACATCGGCCAGCAACCCTACGACGCGTTGGTGACCCCGGATGGTCGCTATTACATGGCTGGACTGTTCGGCGAAGACGGCATGGCGCAACTCGACCTCTGGCATCCGGAGCGCGGGGTGCAACGAGTGCTCGGTGATTACGGACGCGGCCAGGCGAAATTGCCCGTCTACAAAATGCCGCATCTGGAGGGCTGGGCCGTCGCCGATCACCAGGCCTTCGTGCCCGCCGTCGGCCGTCATCAGGTGCTGGTGATGGATTCGCGCACGTGGCAGCAGACCGCTGCAATCCCCGTTGCCGGCCAACCGGTGTTCGTCACGTCGCGGCCGGACGGTCGGCAGCTGTGGGTCAATTTCGCCTACCCGGACAACGATCGGGTTCAAGTCATCGACAGCGAAACCCGTGCCGTGGTCGCCGATCTGCGGCCAGGGCCAGCGGTGCTGCACATGGAATTCACCGCACGCGGCGATCAGCTGTGGCTGTCGTTACGCGATGGCGATCAGGTTCAGGTCTGGGACCCGTACAGCCTGAAGCAACTGAGCACCCTTCCCGCCACCGCGCCGAGCGGCATCTTCTTCAGCAGTCGCGCGCAAAAAATGGGCTATTGA
- a CDS encoding protein DnrP has protein sequence MSAMPVCLYCQHVNPPQETECRQCGMPLPVLAAHAAQRRLRRFKWFCIGLTIFCVTMFFWLPRS, from the coding sequence GTGAGTGCCATGCCCGTCTGCCTGTATTGCCAACACGTCAACCCACCCCAAGAAACCGAGTGCCGCCAATGCGGCATGCCCCTGCCGGTATTGGCCGCACACGCGGCGCAACGTCGGTTGCGCCGATTCAAGTGGTTCTGCATCGGCCTGACGATCTTCTGCGTGACGATGTTTTTCTGGCTGCCGCGCAGCTGA
- a CDS encoding CbbQ/NirQ/NorQ/GpvN family protein encodes MDRIQSCEPFYQPLNNEQALFEQAWRHGMPVLIKGPTGCGKTRFVQHMAHRLKLPLYTVACHDDLSAADLIGRHLIGAQGTWWQDGPLTRAVREGGICYLDEVVEARQDTVVVLHPLADDRRELFLERTGEVLQAPPSFMLVVSYNPGYQNLLKGMKPSTRQRFVAMRFGYPPVADEERIVAREAQVDSALAAQVVKLGQALRRLDQHDLEEVASTRLLIFTARMIRSGMSPREACMACLAEPLSDDPLTVAALMGVVDVHFG; translated from the coding sequence ATGGACCGAATCCAGTCTTGCGAACCCTTCTATCAACCGCTCAATAATGAGCAGGCGCTGTTCGAGCAAGCCTGGCGACACGGCATGCCGGTGCTGATCAAAGGCCCGACGGGGTGCGGCAAGACCCGTTTCGTCCAGCACATGGCCCATCGGTTGAAACTGCCGCTTTACACCGTGGCTTGCCATGACGATCTGAGCGCCGCCGACCTGATCGGCCGTCATTTGATCGGTGCCCAAGGCACCTGGTGGCAGGACGGGCCACTGACCCGCGCGGTACGTGAAGGCGGTATTTGTTATCTGGACGAAGTGGTCGAAGCGCGCCAGGACACAGTGGTCGTACTGCACCCATTGGCTGATGATCGTCGCGAGTTGTTCCTGGAACGCACCGGCGAAGTACTGCAGGCGCCGCCATCATTCATGCTGGTGGTGTCATACAACCCCGGCTACCAGAACCTGCTCAAAGGCATGAAACCCAGCACTCGACAACGCTTCGTGGCGATGCGTTTCGGCTATCCGCCGGTGGCCGATGAAGAGCGTATTGTTGCCCGGGAAGCGCAGGTAGACAGCGCGCTGGCGGCGCAAGTGGTCAAGCTGGGGCAGGCCCTGCGAAGGCTGGATCAGCATGATCTGGAGGAAGTCGCCTCGACGCGGCTGCTGATTTTCACCGCACGAATGATCCGCTCCGGCATGAGCCCGCGCGAGGCGTGCATGGCCTGCCTGGCCGAGCCGCTGAGCGATGATCCGTTGACCGTTGCGGCGCTGATGGGCGTGGTTGATGTCCATTTCGGCTGA
- a CDS encoding c-type cytochrome, which yields MKVYRHAAILAALLLICATAVAAPDAQRQVQLEHLLAQDCGACHGLHMTGGLGPELTRATLAGKSRDSLIATVSQGRPGTAMPGWAPLLSPDDIRWLVDLLLQGYPAP from the coding sequence ATGAAGGTTTATCGACACGCTGCGATTCTGGCGGCCCTCCTCCTCATTTGCGCAACCGCGGTTGCCGCGCCCGACGCCCAGCGTCAGGTACAACTCGAACACCTGCTGGCCCAGGACTGCGGCGCCTGTCATGGGCTGCACATGACCGGCGGACTGGGTCCCGAGCTGACCCGCGCAACGCTGGCGGGCAAGTCCAGGGACAGCCTGATAGCCACCGTCAGCCAAGGTCGGCCCGGCACCGCGATGCCCGGTTGGGCCCCGCTGCTCAGCCCGGATGACATCCGTTGGCTGGTCGATCTTCTTCTCCAGGGATACCCCGCACCATGA
- a CDS encoding cbb3-type cytochrome c oxidase subunit I, whose amino-acid sequence MSIANPHLKFASQAVAKPYFVFALILFLGQVLFGLIMGVQYVIGDFLFPIIPFNVARMVHTNLLIVWLLFGFMGAAYYLIPEEADRELHSPKLAIILFWVFAAAGVLTILGYLLVPYAGLAKLTHNELLPTMGREFLEQPTITKMGIVVVCLGFLYNIGMTLLKGRKTTVSMVMMTGLIGLAVFFLFSFYNPGNLARDKFYWWWVVHLWVEGVWELIMGSMLAFVLIKITGVDREVVEKWLYVIIAMALITGIIGTGHHFFWIGAPEVWLWVGSIFSALEPLPFLAMVIFAFSMVKNRRRQHPNRAATLWAKGTTVTAFFGAGVWGFLHTLAPVNFYTHGSQLTAAHGHLAFYGAYAMIVMTLISYAMPRLRGLGEAADERSQTFEIWGFWLMTLSMVMITLFLTAAGVVQVYLQRWQADGIALPFMSTVEHLQVLFWARLGAGLGFFAGLLCYLLSFKQRGRAALRAPAAVVPS is encoded by the coding sequence ATGAGCATTGCTAATCCGCATCTGAAATTCGCCTCGCAAGCCGTGGCCAAACCGTACTTCGTGTTCGCCCTGATACTGTTTCTCGGTCAGGTGCTGTTCGGTTTGATCATGGGTGTGCAATACGTGATCGGAGACTTTCTGTTCCCGATCATTCCCTTCAACGTGGCGCGGATGGTGCACACCAACCTGCTGATCGTCTGGCTGCTGTTCGGCTTCATGGGCGCTGCCTACTACCTGATTCCGGAAGAGGCCGACCGCGAACTGCACAGTCCGAAGTTGGCGATCATCCTGTTCTGGGTATTCGCCGCCGCGGGCGTGCTGACGATCCTTGGCTATCTGCTGGTGCCTTATGCGGGGCTGGCCAAACTGACCCACAACGAGTTGCTGCCGACCATGGGCCGGGAGTTCCTGGAGCAGCCGACCATCACCAAGATGGGCATTGTGGTGGTGTGCCTGGGCTTCCTTTACAACATCGGCATGACCCTGCTCAAAGGTCGCAAGACCACCGTCAGCATGGTGATGATGACCGGGCTGATCGGCCTTGCGGTGTTCTTCCTGTTCTCCTTCTATAACCCCGGCAACCTGGCCCGCGACAAGTTCTACTGGTGGTGGGTGGTGCATCTTTGGGTGGAAGGCGTGTGGGAACTGATCATGGGTTCGATGCTCGCTTTTGTCCTGATCAAGATCACCGGTGTCGACCGCGAAGTCGTGGAGAAATGGCTGTACGTGATCATCGCCATGGCGCTGATTACCGGGATCATCGGCACCGGTCACCACTTCTTCTGGATCGGTGCGCCCGAGGTCTGGTTGTGGGTCGGCTCGATCTTCTCGGCACTCGAACCGCTGCCGTTCCTGGCCATGGTGATCTTCGCCTTCAGCATGGTGAAGAACCGTCGCCGGCAACACCCGAACCGCGCCGCCACACTGTGGGCCAAGGGCACCACGGTCACCGCATTCTTCGGTGCGGGCGTCTGGGGTTTTCTGCACACCCTGGCACCGGTCAACTTCTACACCCATGGTTCGCAACTGACGGCGGCGCACGGTCACCTGGCCTTCTACGGTGCTTACGCGATGATCGTGATGACCTTGATCAGCTACGCCATGCCGCGTTTGCGCGGGCTGGGTGAAGCCGCTGACGAGCGTTCGCAGACCTTCGAAATCTGGGGCTTCTGGTTGATGACCCTGTCGATGGTGATGATCACGCTGTTCCTGACCGCTGCCGGTGTCGTCCAGGTTTACCTGCAACGCTGGCAGGCCGACGGGATTGCGTTGCCATTCATGTCCACGGTCGAACATCTGCAGGTGCTGTTCTGGGCCCGTCTGGGCGCCGGTCTCGGGTTCTTCGCCGGGTTGCTGTGCTACCTGCTCAGCTTCAAGCAACGTGGCCGCGCCGCCTTGCGCGCCCCGGCTGCGGTTGTACCTTCATGA
- a CDS encoding cytochrome c oxidase subunit 3 family protein → MSISAESRRVAPGHLPGDLAMWFFILAELSVFAILILAFAVTQALKPQLFGESRLLLNTSTGLAMTLSLLTAGLFAALAQEQVKRSRPRHGAVFLLMALLAGSVYVVLKLTEYRHLLASGLGMEHNTFFTLYWILTGFHFLHVLLGMVILGWLAERCRRGLYNVANRSGLESGVLYWHMVDLIWVVLFPLVYVLN, encoded by the coding sequence ATGTCCATTTCGGCTGAGTCCAGACGCGTTGCGCCGGGGCACTTGCCGGGTGATCTGGCGATGTGGTTTTTCATTCTGGCCGAGCTGTCGGTATTCGCCATCCTGATTCTGGCGTTCGCCGTGACCCAGGCACTCAAGCCGCAACTGTTCGGTGAAAGCCGTCTATTGCTCAACACTTCTACCGGCCTGGCGATGACCCTCAGCCTGCTCACCGCCGGGCTGTTCGCCGCGCTGGCTCAGGAGCAAGTCAAGCGCTCTCGGCCCCGGCATGGCGCCGTCTTCCTGCTGATGGCGTTGCTTGCCGGCAGCGTCTACGTGGTGTTGAAACTCACGGAATACCGGCACTTGCTGGCCTCTGGGCTGGGCATGGAGCACAACACGTTTTTCACCCTCTACTGGATCCTCACCGGTTTTCATTTTCTCCATGTACTGCTCGGCATGGTCATCCTCGGCTGGCTGGCCGAGCGTTGCCGTCGAGGCCTGTACAACGTGGCCAATCGCAGTGGGCTTGAATCGGGTGTGCTGTATTGGCACATGGTCGATCTGATCTGGGTCGTACTGTTTCCGCTGGTCTACGTTCTGAATTGA
- a CDS encoding c-type cytochrome has product MKNTLFSLFALTAALSVQPAMAQDGQELFKSKPCAACHSIDTKLVGPALKDVAAKNAGVAGAVDTLASHIKNGTQGNWGPMPMPANPVTDEEAKTLATWVLSLK; this is encoded by the coding sequence ATGAAAAATACTCTGTTTTCACTGTTCGCCCTGACCGCTGCGCTGAGTGTGCAGCCGGCCATGGCCCAAGACGGCCAGGAACTGTTCAAGAGCAAACCCTGCGCCGCCTGCCATTCCATCGACACCAAGCTGGTCGGCCCGGCGCTCAAGGATGTCGCGGCCAAAAACGCTGGTGTGGCCGGGGCCGTGGACACCCTGGCCAGCCACATCAAGAACGGCACGCAAGGCAACTGGGGCCCGATGCCAATGCCGGCCAACCCGGTAACGGATGAAGAAGCGAAGACACTTGCAACCTGGGTACTGAGTCTCAAATAG
- a CDS encoding cytochrome D1 domain-containing protein, which translates to MLISNRKTFALTVATLCSALALAVTHAARAEEPAAAAASPLMVKSAGAPDMSQAEFDSSKEIYFQRCAGCHGVLRKGATGKPLTPDITQSRGQPFLEALITYGSPAGMPNWGTSNALTKDQITSMAKFIQHAPPTPPEWGMAETLKTWKVLVKPEDRPKKQLSKLNLPNLFSVTLRDDGKIALIDGDSKKIVKLIETGYAVHISRISASGRYLLVIGRDARIDMIDLWPVEPTKVAEVKVGIEARSVETSKFKGYEDKYTVAGSYWPPQFTIMDGETLEPKQIVSTRGMTVDKQEYHPEPRVAAIIASHEWPEFIVNVKETGKVMLVNYQDIKNLTITYIDAAPFLHDGGWDSTHRYFMTAANNSNKVAVIDSKDRKLAALVDVGKTPHPGRGANFDHPTYGPVWATSHLGDDGISLIGTDPVKHPQFAWKQVASLKGQGGGSLFIKTHPDSRHLYVDTTLNPDAKLSQSVAVFNIDKLDAGYTVLPIAEYAGIKQGAMRVVQPEYNKAGDEVWFSVWSGQSEESALVVIDDKTLKLKSVIKDKRLITPTGKFNVYNTQHDIY; encoded by the coding sequence ATGCTGATCAGCAATAGAAAAACGTTTGCTCTGACTGTCGCCACATTGTGTTCGGCGCTGGCCCTTGCGGTGACTCATGCGGCCCGGGCCGAAGAGCCCGCTGCCGCTGCGGCCAGCCCGCTGATGGTCAAATCCGCCGGGGCGCCCGACATGAGTCAGGCCGAGTTCGACTCATCCAAGGAAATTTACTTCCAGCGTTGCGCCGGCTGCCATGGCGTTCTGCGCAAAGGCGCCACCGGCAAACCACTGACACCGGACATCACCCAGTCCCGCGGGCAACCGTTTCTGGAGGCGTTGATTACCTACGGTTCACCGGCGGGCATGCCGAACTGGGGAACGTCCAATGCGCTGACCAAGGATCAGATCACGTCAATGGCCAAGTTCATTCAGCACGCGCCGCCGACGCCGCCGGAATGGGGCATGGCCGAGACGCTGAAAACCTGGAAAGTGCTGGTCAAGCCTGAGGACCGTCCGAAGAAGCAACTGAGCAAACTCAACCTGCCCAACCTGTTTTCGGTGACATTGCGCGATGACGGCAAGATTGCCCTGATCGACGGTGACAGCAAGAAAATCGTCAAGCTGATCGAGACCGGTTATGCGGTGCACATCTCGCGGATTTCCGCCTCCGGTCGCTACCTATTGGTGATTGGTCGAGACGCGCGGATCGACATGATCGACCTGTGGCCGGTGGAGCCGACCAAGGTCGCCGAAGTCAAAGTGGGCATCGAGGCGCGCTCGGTAGAGACCTCCAAGTTCAAGGGCTACGAAGACAAATACACCGTCGCCGGCTCCTATTGGCCGCCGCAATTCACCATCATGGATGGCGAAACCCTGGAGCCCAAACAGATCGTCTCGACCCGCGGCATGACCGTCGACAAGCAGGAATACCACCCCGAACCCCGGGTCGCGGCGATCATCGCCTCCCATGAATGGCCGGAGTTCATCGTCAACGTCAAGGAAACCGGCAAGGTCATGCTGGTCAATTACCAGGACATCAAAAACCTCACCATCACCTACATCGATGCCGCGCCCTTCCTCCATGACGGCGGATGGGACAGCACCCACCGCTACTTCATGACCGCCGCCAACAACTCCAACAAAGTGGCCGTGATCGACTCCAAAGATCGCAAGTTGGCCGCTCTGGTGGACGTCGGTAAAACCCCTCACCCCGGTCGCGGTGCCAACTTCGACCACCCGACCTACGGGCCGGTCTGGGCCACCAGCCACCTTGGCGATGACGGCATTTCCCTGATCGGTACCGACCCGGTCAAGCATCCGCAATTTGCCTGGAAACAGGTTGCCTCACTCAAGGGCCAGGGCGGTGGATCGCTGTTTATCAAAACCCACCCTGACTCCCGTCACCTGTATGTCGACACCACCCTCAACCCCGACGCCAAGCTGAGCCAGTCGGTAGCAGTGTTCAACATCGACAAACTCGACGCCGGCTACACCGTGCTGCCCATCGCCGAGTACGCCGGCATCAAGCAAGGCGCGATGCGGGTCGTGCAGCCGGAATACAACAAGGCCGGTGATGAAGTCTGGTTCTCCGTGTGGAGCGGTCAGTCAGAGGAATCGGCGCTGGTAGTGATCGACGACAAAACGCTGAAGCTCAAATCAGTCATAAAGGACAAACGACTGATCACACCCACCGGGAAATTCAACGTCTACAACACCCAACACGACATCTATTGA
- a CDS encoding nitric oxide reductase activation protein NorD, which yields MAFTVELEEWVGSVWHRFITRRASLDFPEARVELASQQRPLALLFRAMGGANGIGVEAASDRDLLLRRNVLQQIAGTCKQVPLAWCDATNLRLPSSLAVFPEVALNEELYRWLALLAAQAGQMRHWGRDNQRWTQQLLRRYPALRARYKRLVDAHLQLRPDPASLNAGEAALERALCQALREPGSVEHFPRSERAAWPLPLWLYPPQNLASPQAADLGDESEESLTTPPGEQKGGRKRATRIDESTRDGGLLVVRLENLFSWTEHVDLDRWSDDSEDPDAARVADDLDELTLSRTRLRKGGGLKLHLDLPPADVDDIPLGEGIKLPEWDYRKQQMQDSFVNLQMMVPRDCEAQPLPLRLKASAHRLRRQFEHLRNDRQWLRQQPQGSELDMQAWLDFHVEREHGQCAERGLFMEQRQTRRDLACLLLADVSMSTDAHLNDEHRVIDVIRDSLLLFGETLSVLGDDFALYGFSSLRRQQVRMQELKSFSQRYDDNTRGRIQGLKPGYYTRMGAAIRQATQLLGNSKRRSKLLLLLTDGKPNDLDLYEGRYGVEDTREAVLEARRQGLTPFCITIDREAGDYLPYMFGANGYTLIRQPEQLPLRLPQLYRQLTQP from the coding sequence ATGGCGTTTACCGTCGAACTGGAAGAGTGGGTAGGCAGTGTCTGGCATCGTTTCATCACCCGGCGTGCCAGCCTGGACTTCCCTGAAGCACGGGTTGAACTGGCCAGCCAGCAACGCCCGCTGGCGCTGTTGTTTCGCGCCATGGGCGGTGCCAATGGCATCGGTGTGGAAGCCGCCAGCGACCGCGACCTGCTGCTGCGGCGCAACGTGTTGCAGCAGATCGCCGGTACCTGCAAACAAGTGCCGTTGGCGTGGTGCGACGCGACGAACCTGCGCCTGCCGTCGAGCCTGGCGGTCTTCCCTGAAGTCGCATTGAATGAGGAGCTCTATCGCTGGCTCGCGTTGCTGGCGGCACAGGCTGGGCAGATGCGTCACTGGGGGCGGGACAATCAACGCTGGACGCAACAGCTGCTGCGACGCTATCCCGCGCTGCGTGCTCGTTACAAACGACTGGTCGATGCCCATCTGCAATTGCGCCCCGATCCGGCCTCGTTGAATGCCGGCGAAGCGGCTTTGGAGCGGGCGTTATGTCAGGCGTTGCGCGAACCTGGCAGTGTCGAACATTTCCCCCGCAGTGAACGGGCCGCCTGGCCGTTGCCGCTGTGGTTGTACCCGCCACAAAACCTCGCCAGCCCGCAGGCTGCCGATCTGGGCGATGAATCCGAAGAGTCGTTGACCACGCCGCCCGGCGAACAGAAAGGCGGGCGTAAACGCGCGACGCGGATCGACGAAAGCACCCGCGATGGCGGGCTGTTGGTGGTACGTCTGGAGAACCTGTTCAGCTGGACCGAGCACGTCGATCTGGATCGCTGGTCGGATGACAGCGAAGACCCGGACGCTGCCCGAGTCGCCGACGACCTGGATGAATTGACCCTGTCGCGCACCCGTCTGCGCAAGGGCGGCGGTCTCAAGCTGCACCTGGATTTACCACCGGCCGATGTCGACGATATTCCCCTTGGCGAAGGCATCAAGTTGCCGGAGTGGGATTACCGTAAACAACAGATGCAGGACAGCTTCGTCAATCTGCAAATGATGGTGCCCCGTGATTGTGAGGCACAGCCGCTGCCATTACGGTTGAAGGCCTCGGCGCACCGCTTGCGACGCCAGTTCGAGCACCTGCGCAATGATCGCCAGTGGTTACGCCAGCAACCCCAGGGCTCTGAGCTGGACATGCAGGCCTGGCTGGATTTTCACGTTGAGCGCGAGCATGGCCAGTGTGCCGAACGCGGTCTGTTCATGGAGCAACGACAGACCCGCCGCGACCTGGCGTGCCTGTTGCTGGCCGATGTGTCGATGTCCACCGACGCCCACCTGAACGATGAACATCGCGTCATCGACGTCATCCGCGACAGCCTGCTGCTGTTCGGCGAAACCCTGTCGGTGCTGGGTGATGATTTCGCCCTGTACGGGTTTTCCTCGCTGCGCCGTCAGCAAGTACGCATGCAGGAACTCAAGTCGTTCAGCCAGCGTTATGACGACAACACTCGAGGCCGCATTCAAGGGCTCAAGCCTGGGTATTACACGCGCATGGGCGCCGCCATTCGCCAGGCCACGCAACTGCTGGGCAACAGCAAGCGGCGCAGCAAACTGTTGCTGCTGCTAACGGACGGCAAACCGAATGATCTGGATCTGTATGAAGGGCGCTACGGTGTCGAAGACACCCGCGAGGCAGTGCTGGAGGCGCGGCGTCAGGGGCTGACGCCGTTCTGTATCACGATCGATCGCGAGGCCGGGGATTACCTGCCGTACATGTTTGGCGCCAATGGCTACACCTTGATCCGTCAGCCCGAGCAGTTACCTCTGCGCTTGCCGCAGTTGTACCGCCAGCTGACTCAACCGTGA